From a region of the Polyodon spathula isolate WHYD16114869_AA chromosome 31, ASM1765450v1, whole genome shotgun sequence genome:
- the LOC121303187 gene encoding UPF0561 protein C2orf68 homolog isoform X1 gives MEVLREEEAAMGPEFDHQTKFKPRGRLDMKHGFLHHIRRNQIARDDYDKEVKQAKEKQRKRHTTTATPTRPRRPDIQVYHPRRRSGPETSPGLENEEWNESSSSTDPDQQGTELFCLEYEADGGEVTSFIVHKARHAANPELQCLRTTQLWASYRQALKHPAKLVHGEPRTPWPT, from the exons ATGGAAGTCTTGCGGGAGGAGGAAGCAGCAATGGGACCAGAGTTTGACCACCAGACAAAATTCAAGCCCAGAGGCCGCTTGGACATGAAACACGGATTTCTGCACCACATCCGCAGGAACCAGATTGCCAG AGATGACTATGACAAGGAGGTGAAGCAAGCCAAGGAGAAGCAGAGAAAGAGACACACGACCACAGCCACGCCCACCCGGCCGCGGCGCCCAGACATCCAGGTGTACCACCCCCGACGCAGGA GTGGTCCAGAGACCTCTCCAGGCCTGGAAAACGAGGAATGGAACGAGAGCAGCTCCAGCACTGATCCCGACCAGCAAGGCACAGAGCTCTTCTGCTTGGAGTATGAAGCTGACGGCGGGGAGGTCACCTCGTTCATTGTACACAAG gcccgccatgcagccaacccagagctacagtgtctgaggaccacgcagctctgggcaagtTACAGGCAGGCCCTCAAGCATCCTGCCaagctggtgcatggtgagccgaggacaccctggccgacctaa
- the LOC121303186 gene encoding U4/U6.U5 tri-snRNP-associated protein 2-like: MSMKRERDPELEEEDEDEVPAKAVRCKEVSEDCRSRHCPYLDTINRSILDFDFEKLCSISLSHINVYACLICGKYFQGRGLKSHAYTHSVQFSHHVFLNLHTLKFYCLPDNYEIIDSSLEDITYVLKPTFTKKHIANLDKQGKLYRAYDGTTYLPGIVGLNNIKANDYANVVLQALSNVPPLRNYFLEEENYRTIKRPPGDIMFLLVQRFGELMRKLWNPRNFKAHVSPHEMLQAVVLCSKKNFQITKQGDAVDFLSWFVNALHGALGGTKKKPSIITKVFQGSMRIFSKKLPHPDLPAEEKEALLLNEEYQEKMSESTFLYLTLDLPTAPLYKDEKEQLIIPQVPLFSILGKFNGSTEKEYKTYKENFLKRFQLTQLPPYLIFCIKRFTKNNFFVEKNPTIVNFPITNVDLREYLTEEAQVTEKNTTYDLVANVVHDGKPSEGAYRIHVLHHGTGKWYELQDLQVTDILPQMITLSEAYIQIWKRREEDDDEINQHGA; encoded by the exons ATGTCGATGAAGAGGGAGAGAGACCCTGAACTGGAGGAGGAGGACGAAGATGAGG TTCCAGCGAAGGCGGTGAGATGCAAGGAAGTTAGTGAAGACTGTCGAAGCCGACACTGCCCCTACCTGGACACCATTAACAG GAGTATCCTGGATTTCGATTTTGAGAAGCTGTGCTCCATTTCACTCTCCCATATCAACGTCTACGCCTGTCTCATCTGTGGGAAATATTTCCAAG GTCGTGGTTTGAAGTCTCATGCCTACACACACAGCGTTCAGTTCAGCCATCATGTTTTCCTTAACCTGCACACCCTTAAGTTTTACTGCCTGCCGGACAATTATGAGATCATCGACTCCTCCTTGGAGGACATCACA TATGTACTGAAGCCTACCTTTACAAAGAAGCACATCGCTAACCTGGACAAGCAAGGCAAACTGTACCGTGCTTACGATGGTACCACCTACCTGCCAGGCATCGTGGGATTGAACAACATCAAGGCGAATGACTATGCCAACGTAGTGCTGCAG GCATTGTCAAACGTACCCCCGCTGCGTAACTATTTCTTGGAGGAGGAGAACTACCGGACCATCAAGCGGCCGCCTGGAGACATAATGTTCCTGCTGGTGCAGCGCTTTGGGGAGCTCATGAGGAAGCTGTGGAACCCGCGCAACTTCAAGGCTCACGTCTCGCCCCACGAGATGCTGCAGGCTGTCGTCCTGTGCAGCAAGAAGAACTTCCAGATCACCAAACAGG GTGATGCTGTGGACTTTCTCTCCTGGTTTGTGAATGCCTTGCATGGGGCTCTCGGGGGAACAAAGAAAAAGCCCT CAATAATTACAAAGGTGTTTCAGGGTTCCATGCGCATTTTCTCCAAGAAGCTCCCTCACCCTGATCTG CCTGCAGAGGAGAAAGAGGCGCTGCTGCTGAACGAGGAATACCAAGAGAAGATGTCCGAGTCGACCTTCCTGTACCTGACCCTCGACCTACCCACTGCCCCTCTCTACAAGGATGAGAAGGAGCAGCTTATTATTCCACAGGTCCCCCTCTTCAGCATCCTCGGCAAGTTCAACGGCAGCACTGAGAAG GAGTACAAAACCTACAAGGAAAACTTCCTGAAGAGGTTTCAGCTGACCCAGCTGCCTCCCTACCTCATCTTCTGCATCAAGAGATTCACAAAAAACAACTTCTTTGTTGAGAAGAACCCCACCATTGTCAACTTCCCTATCAC AAACGTTGACCTGCGGGAGTACCTTACTGAGGAAGCTCAGGTGACAGAAAAGAACACAACATATGACCTTGTGGCTAACGTCGTGCATGATGGGAAACCATCAGAGGGGGCTTATAGAATCCATGTGCTGCACCAT GGGACAGGGAAATGGTATGAACTCCAGGATCTTCAGGTGACTGACATCCTGCCCCAGATGATTACGCTCTCAGAGGCTTATATTCAG ATCTGGAAGAGACgagaggaggatgatgatgagatTAATCAGCATGGTGCGTGA
- the LOC121303187 gene encoding UPF0561 protein C2orf68 homolog isoform X2, producing MEVLREEEAAMGPEFDHQTKFKPRGRLDMKHGFLHHIRRNQIARDDYDKEVKQAKEKQRKRHTTTATPTRPRRPDIQVYHPRRRSGPETSPGLENEEWNESSSSTDPDQQGTELFCLEYEADGGEVTSFIVHKEDAPDKVVEMVAAGNSLDSVMKAALRARIQEEMDKRSAKR from the exons ATGGAAGTCTTGCGGGAGGAGGAAGCAGCAATGGGACCAGAGTTTGACCACCAGACAAAATTCAAGCCCAGAGGCCGCTTGGACATGAAACACGGATTTCTGCACCACATCCGCAGGAACCAGATTGCCAG AGATGACTATGACAAGGAGGTGAAGCAAGCCAAGGAGAAGCAGAGAAAGAGACACACGACCACAGCCACGCCCACCCGGCCGCGGCGCCCAGACATCCAGGTGTACCACCCCCGACGCAGGA GTGGTCCAGAGACCTCTCCAGGCCTGGAAAACGAGGAATGGAACGAGAGCAGCTCCAGCACTGATCCCGACCAGCAAGGCACAGAGCTCTTCTGCTTGGAGTATGAAGCTGACGGCGGGGAGGTCACCTCGTTCATTGTACACAAG GAGGATGCCCCTGACAAGGTGGTGGAGATGGTTGCTGCAGGAAACAGCCTGGACTCTGTGATGAAGGCAGCTTTGCGGGCTCGAATCCAGGAGGAGATGGACAAGCGCAGTGCTAAGCGCTGA